In Piliocolobus tephrosceles isolate RC106 chromosome 6, ASM277652v3, whole genome shotgun sequence, the following are encoded in one genomic region:
- the CRIP2 gene encoding cysteine-rich protein 2 yields MASKCPKCDKTVYFAEKVSSLGKDWHKFCLKCERCSKTLTPGGHAEHDGKPFCHKPCYATLFGPKGVNIGGAGSYIYEKPLAEGPQVTGPIEVPAARAEERKASGPPKGPSRASSVTTFTGEPNTCPRCSKKVYFAEKVTSLGKDWHRPCLRCERCGKTLTPGGHAEHDGQPYCHKPCYGILFGPKGVNTGAVGSYIYDRDPEGKVQP; encoded by the exons ATGGCCTCCAAATGCCCCAAGTGCGACAAGACCGTGTACTTCG CCGAGAAGGTGAGCTCCCTGGGTAAGGACTGGCACAAGTTCTGCCTCAAGTGCGAGCGCTGCAGCAAGACGCTGACGCCCGGGGGCCACGCCGAG CATGACGGGAAGCCGTTCTGCCACAAGCCGTGCTACGCCACCCTGTTCGGACCCAAAG GCGTGAACATCGGGGGCGCGGGCTCCTACATCTACGAGAAGCCCCTGGCGGAGGGGCCGCAGGTCACCGGCCCCATCGAGGTCCCCGCGGCCCGAGCGGAGGAGCGGAAGGCGAGCGGCCCCCCGAAGGGGCCCAGCAGAG CCTCCAGTGTCACTACTTTCACCGGGGAGCCCAACACGTGCCCGCGCTGCAGCAAGAAGGTGTACTTCG ctGAGAAGGTGACGTCTCTGGGCAAGGATTGGCACCGGCCCTGCCTGCGCTGCGAGCGCTGCGGGAAGACACTGACCCCCGGTGGGCACGCAGAG CACGATGGCCAGCCCTACTGCCACAAGCCCTGCTATGGAATCCTCTTCGGACCCAAGG GAGTGAACACCGGCGCGGTGGGCAGCTACATCTATGACCGGGACCCCGAGGGCAAGGTCCAACCCTAG